From one Desulfobacterales bacterium genomic stretch:
- a CDS encoding RecQ family ATP-dependent DNA helicase — protein sequence MLEHHLQAIFGFDSFKKGQKEVIAKIMDHQSAAAIFPTGAGKSMCYQLPAMLLPHLTLVVSPLLSLMKDQLDFLTANKIPAARLDSTLSREEYNNVIENAKNGKLKILMISVERFKNERFRFHLRKMNLSLLVIDEAHCISEWGHNFRPEYLKLPMYREEFNIGQVLLLTATATEQVVGDMCQKFNLPPDNVVATGFYRSNLFLQITPTAEIRKTAWLLNRLNESLYASTIVYVTLQKTAEKVAAFLQKQRLNALAYHAGMDSEKREDVQNRFMNGEVQCIVATIAFGMGIDKKDIRRIIHYDLPKSIENYSQEIGRAGRDGKPALCEVLGNLDNLNVLENFTYGDTPEKQAIYNLLDIIRRQPTPLWEVKATALSNELDIKLLPLKTLLVYLDMEGLIQPKFTRFDEYTLKYRIDPQQIINMFQGERKAFVTAIFENCHTKKVWTHVDVAKIMETCHAQRQRIIAALEYFDQKEWIELESRQTIDVYNIKNRQFDIDRVTEKIYGLFVDKEAFEIRRTHQMVDFFQSDACISKRLAEYFGEHLEKAMCGHCSVCKQGPAVLERSETLKPLSEINIDPMKKEFSAAAGDHFSDSHFTRFLCGISSPIFTKLKIRKLPHFGILERYPFADVRNRILENQS from the coding sequence ATGCTGGAACATCACTTACAGGCGATTTTCGGATTTGATTCATTTAAAAAAGGGCAGAAAGAGGTTATTGCAAAAATTATGGACCACCAGTCGGCAGCGGCGATTTTTCCGACCGGGGCGGGAAAATCCATGTGCTATCAGCTGCCGGCCATGTTGTTGCCCCACCTGACCCTTGTGGTATCTCCGTTGCTTTCCCTGATGAAAGACCAGCTTGATTTTCTGACGGCAAACAAGATCCCGGCCGCACGTCTGGATTCCACTTTGTCCCGTGAGGAATACAACAACGTTATTGAAAATGCCAAAAACGGAAAATTGAAAATCCTCATGATTTCGGTGGAGCGGTTCAAGAACGAACGGTTTCGATTCCATCTTCGGAAAATGAACCTCTCGTTGCTGGTGATCGACGAAGCACACTGCATTTCCGAATGGGGTCATAACTTTCGTCCTGAATACCTGAAGCTTCCCATGTACCGCGAGGAATTTAACATCGGGCAGGTACTGCTGCTCACCGCTACGGCTACCGAACAGGTGGTCGGGGATATGTGCCAAAAATTTAATTTGCCTCCGGACAATGTGGTTGCCACCGGCTTTTACCGGAGCAATCTGTTTCTGCAGATTACGCCGACAGCTGAAATTCGAAAAACCGCCTGGCTTCTCAACCGCCTGAATGAATCTCTATATGCCTCGACCATTGTCTATGTAACCCTTCAGAAAACCGCAGAAAAGGTTGCCGCTTTTCTTCAAAAACAGAGACTGAACGCGCTTGCCTACCATGCCGGGATGGATTCCGAAAAACGCGAAGATGTACAGAACCGGTTCATGAACGGGGAAGTGCAATGCATTGTTGCAACCATAGCCTTTGGCATGGGAATTGATAAAAAAGATATCCGTCGCATTATTCATTATGATCTGCCCAAATCCATTGAAAATTACAGCCAGGAAATCGGTCGGGCCGGACGCGACGGCAAGCCCGCGTTATGCGAGGTGCTCGGTAATCTGGATAATTTGAATGTGCTTGAAAACTTTACCTACGGCGATACTCCGGAAAAACAGGCGATTTACAACCTGCTGGACATCATCCGCAGGCAGCCAACCCCGCTGTGGGAAGTAAAGGCAACAGCGCTTTCCAACGAACTGGACATTAAATTGCTGCCGTTGAAAACATTGCTTGTCTATCTGGATATGGAAGGGCTGATTCAGCCGAAATTTACCCGGTTTGATGAATATACACTCAAATACCGGATCGATCCGCAACAGATTATCAATATGTTTCAGGGGGAGAGAAAAGCGTTTGTGACCGCGATTTTTGAGAATTGTCATACGAAAAAAGTCTGGACCCATGTGGATGTCGCAAAAATCATGGAAACCTGTCATGCCCAGCGCCAACGTATCATTGCGGCTCTGGAATATTTCGACCAGAAAGAATGGATCGAGCTGGAGTCGAGACAAACCATCGATGTCTACAATATAAAAAATCGCCAGTTCGATATCGACCGGGTGACTGAAAAAATTTATGGCTTGTTTGTCGATAAGGAGGCCTTTGAAATTCGACGAACTCACCAAATGGTCGATTTTTTTCAAAGTGATGCCTGTATCAGTAAGCGCCTGGCTGAATATTTTGGTGAGCATCTTGAAAAAGCCATGTGCGGGCATTGCTCCGTCTGCAAGCAGGGGCCTGCTGTCTTGGAACGCTCTGAAACGCTCAAGCCGCTTTCCGAAATTAACATCGATCCAATGAAAAAAGAATTTTCCGCAGCTGCCGGGGATCATTTTTCCGACTCACATTTTACCCGCTTTTTATGCGGCATATCCTCTCCTATATTCACAAAACTTAAGATCAGAAAACTGCCTCACTTTGGAATCCTGGAACGATATCCGTTTGCGGACGTGAGAAATCGGATTTTGGAAAATCAATCTTGA